AGCTTGCTTGCTATTTCCAGATCTAAAACACTTTGGTCACTGGAGACCTGTTACAATGTACAGTACACAGTTATTAATTTTAAGGTGCGTGGGAACAAGGCAGTACAGAATTGATGTGAGGAGTAATTGAACACCAACCCTGTTTAGGATCCTGCCAGTGGGTGTGGAATCAAAGAAGGACATGGGAGCTCGGAGAATGCAATGGAGCATATTCTTGAAGAACTTCTCTGCTGTTAACAGGCCAACAAGTGACACAAGCATAGACCGACCAAAAACACATAGTGCACTTCCTATAGATAGCACTAAGTATACAGACAAAAGAAGGCCTAATCCAACTCTTGGAGTGGTTGCAGATGTTGGAGGACACGCCCATGCCATCCAATAGTTGCTtgctacttggaatatttggaaGAATGACTGTGCCGCCACTATTACTGGTGCTAATGCGCCACCATGAATAGCCGTCAGGTATGCCCAGTAGACCGTCTTGCCAATTCCTCCCTTTTCTCGTTCTTCCTCTTGTGTCAGCCTTCCTTTTTCATTGAGACCTTGCGAGACATCGTGTTCAGACTCTTGCTTAATTATGCCCTGAACTTGATCATCAGTGTCGTTTTCTCTCTCAAACTCATCATCACTATCTGCTAACTTTTGGCTCTCTGTTGACAAAATTCTGCTGGAACTCTCGGCATTTATAACAGAGTCAATTGCCTGACTATGGGCTCCGACTATGGTTTCAAATCCTATGTTCTGTTTAAGAAGATCATCAAATCTTCCTTTCTGCACAATCTTCCCATCCTGCATCACCTATTATTTTGTACCCCTCTTGGTTATTTTACATATTAACATGAACATACATGTATTATTTACGAACAAAAGCATTTTGTTATATACTTACTAGTATAAGGTCTGCAGCTGGAAGAAATTCAACTTGATGGGTCACATACAATATCGTTTTATCTTTAAGCATCCCCATCAGGCAATCCTGTAGAATAATATAGTAGTTCATTCTGTTAGCATTTATGCAGACTGATGTCTCTAAACCACTGAATAATAAGGAAAAGTAGTGATATTTATCGTGTTCGAATCATATGCGACTAAATTATGGACACATTTATGGGTTTATGGACACTAAATAAACAAACCTTGAAAAGTTGGGCTCCGGTGTGAGCATCTACTGCACTGAAGGGATCATCAAAGAGATATATATctgcatcctcgtacactgacctTGCAATCTGAATCCGCTGCTTCTGTCCACCACTCATGTTAATTCCTCTTTCTCCAATCTCTGTCAAATCACCATTTGCAAATAGCTCAAGATCTTTAGTCAATGCACAAGCTTGTATTATCTTTTCGTACTTTTCCTTGTCATATGGGTTTCCAAACAGAATGTTGTCTCTGATGTTCCCAGACAGGATCCAGGCAGTCTGAGGAACATATGCTCTGCTCCCACTGACCCTCACGGCCCCGGCTAGCTTAGGCATCTCCCCAAGTATGCATGATAATAGACTGGATTTCCCAGAGCCGACCATTCCACAGATTGCTACTTTCATCCCTCTCTTTACTTTTAAATTTACATCTGTTATAGTTGGAGATGTGGTTTCAAGTTCCCAGCTGAATGCTCCATGATCAATCTCCACATCATAGTCTGTGGCACTCCTTGGTACTTCTGTAATTGCATCGTCTTTCAATTCTTCTTCCTGGAGGTATTGTGCTACTCGATCAGCTGAAACTTTTCCTTGAGCAAACACCGAAAGTAAATCGGGAAGTGTGAAGATTGGATCTTGTAGCATCCGGAACGTTGCAAGAGCAGACAAAACAGTACCAGCTGTTAGAGGAATCCCCATCAATATACATGTACCGAATGTTATGGAGGATATGAATGCAGGGGACCCCCAAAATATGAATGTTGTGAAAGCTGTCAACCTCACAGATTTCCACAACCAATTGTGCTCCTCCCTTCGCAAAGCTTCTAGCTTTTGAAGGTACTCTGTATCCCATGCTTGAAGTTTCAGTATTTTCATGCTTCTAAGTACTTCCGTTGTTGCCTTCATTCTGTTGTCTTTAGCAGCCATGATCTCTGATTGCAACCTTTTCTGCAGTCTGGTCAGAGGAATATTGCAAGCCATTATTACCAGTGTTGCTGCTAAACCAGCCCATGCTCCAGCCCCTAGGTTTAGATAGAGAACATAGACTGCTAGAGAAAGCTGTATGGGTAACATCCAAATGTAGTTTGTGTACCATATAACATCGGTTATCCTCTGTATATCTACACTCATGTAGTTTATGATCTCTCCACTGGTATGCTTTTGCCTTGCACTGCAGGATAACCGGAGCCCCTTTTGATAGATGTGGGATATCAAAGCAGCTCGTAGCCGCATCCCGAGCCGTCGAGCCCCAAAAATCCACTGCCTCTGAGCTACTGTCTCCACAACTTTGGCACTTAAAAATGCAGCAGCAAGAATATAACCTTTTTTCAGTCCATACTTCCTCTCTCCCCCGAGGAACCTCACCAAGTCATTAATCAGTGATGGTCCAACATAGGACGCACATGCACATAGGATCGCAAATACTGCGTTGATTATTGCTTTTCTTCTAATAAATAGGAACATTGCTCTATAGATTGATAAAGTACTCAAACCATGCCTGCGTTCAACATCTGCCAGGATCCTTTTAAATGAATCAGAGAGCAAATCGGCATAGTCCCTTTCATCAATATCTGGCACATCATTCTTATCTAGAGGTTTCTTATATCCAGTAGCAAATAGAGGACCCATCCACGAGAAGGTGACGAGGTCCAGAACGCTTGCCCTGCCATACAGACATGTCCTTTTGGTTTCTGTCTGCTGTCCTGCAGATGGACTCAATAGTGGCTCTGTTATGCCGCTGTTTATTGAAATGATTCCTGTTTTTCCTCTGGCAGAAATTGCAAACAAATAAGAGCAGATAACAAGTGTGAACAGGTCCATCAATTCGGCAAACCCCACATATCCATGATCTGATAAACTGAACCTGAGATCAAATATCACACTGATTACTGATTGCAGAAAGCTAAGTATCAACCATGCCCGAATAATGAGCGGATGCTTTGCAGAATTTGTCTTCTGTAGACTGAATACTGCTAGTGACAATATTATCCAGGAGAGCACCTGTATGCCTTCACCCAGAACAAAAGGTGGGTACTTGCAACCACTTATTCTTCCTTGTAACTGCAGAAAGAATATCCTCAGGACATGAGTGGCTAATATAAGCAGGCAGCAGACTTTGCTTGCTTGATATGAGACGCCCAGCTTTATGTCTGCATTCTGTTGTTCCTGATTAGAATGCTTATTGCTTTCAGGAGTTGCAGTCTTCAATCTCTGCCTGCACCATCTGATTCTCTTGAACAGATACTGAGCCGCGATACTCGAGATAAATACCAGTTGTATCAATACAAAAGTGCTCGTCCAGAAACAAGGTGAATATACTTCTGGCCATTCTCGCAGGTATTGCGATACAATGGAACCTGCAATGTTGTATAGCAAATTTGTGTGTCAAGAATCGACAACAGAATAAGTTATCCAACTTTATGAATATAACATAGTAGCTGCAATTATGTCATGAATGTTCAAGAAAACAATAAACAACATGCTTTTTTATGAAAACTGGAATCCCATGCTTTTTAGGAAAACTGGAATCCCCTGAGTAAGACACTGGTCCACTTTGGCAAAGACTTGATTTGTTGATATATTTTGTCCAAGCTAGTTCTACCAGCAACAGTGGAACCCCACAAGATTAAAAACCATAGTATATTCTTCTATTATTCCACTTACTTATTCACATGAATATTCCTCATTCCTTAATGTCAGTATAAATGTCATGTTAAAAGAGACTGATAGTGGCAGGGGCAAAAAGGTCTAGAAAAGATGTACTATCATCCTTGGTTTTTAGAGAGCTGCATAGGAGTGTTTGTTAGTCAGAGTGATATCATCTTTTTGCAGAAAGGATTTTAGGATTAAAACGGAACGCTGATCATTGCCCTTCACCTGGCTGTTATCGCTCCAGTTTGCAAAATTTCCTTTCAGGAGCATGTTTTGAACCTACAAGTTGATTGGCCCAGCCAAACATTCCTGTAGGTAAATTAATTAATGCAGCGATTTTTTTCGGGGAAGCAAAATTGAGCCTCACTTAGTTACATAACAAATGAACACATTCCACACAAACCACCGAGTGCCAACTAAATTACGGGCACATTCTTCTGCAGTTATACCCTCGTTGGGACACAAAAAAACAACCAAACAAACAAACCCTTACTAATAAGACTCGAAATTTCTTGCAGAATCCATTCGTTTGCAGGCCCAGAAAAGCAATACCAAAGGAGCGGGGGCTGAGGAAAGCCATGCAGTGCAATCGACTCGAGGAGAGGAGAAGAATCGGATGCATGGATGGATGAACCTGCCGTGTGCATGCAGGCGGGATGGGGATGGATCAAGACTTACTTGGCGAATCGCCGAGCAAAGCCGCGGCGCGGAGGAGGAACATCTCCTGCACCCTCGCGAGAGGAGGCGAGTGCAGGCCCCCTCCTCCTTCGTCCATGGCGCACTGAGGGTCTGTGGCAAaatgtgagtgagagagagagagggagggagagaagggaacgagggagggagggagaggtggCGACGGTGATATACGGAGGAGGCGGGGAGACCCTTTGGCCCTGATGGGCGCAGCTTTGGCGTGTAATGCAGAGCACGCCGTGGCAGAGGATCCAGAAATGAAAAGAAATGCGGTGCGGTTTTCACCCGGCTGCTCTGGTCTGGTGCACCATGCATGCATAGTGGATCTGTATGCATGTCCATGTCCTACCGATTTGATGCTTGCTTGGTAAGGAGAATCGTCAATTTGGTATGGCAAACTGTTTAGGATGCAGTGACTATTCAACTGAATCGTGTGGATTTTAGTATATTGGTACTCCCCCCTGATgcccttatatttctttacggagggagttagtgatctaaacgtttttatatttctttacgaatggaattagtgatctaaacgctcttatgtttttttacggagggagtagtatatgtaTATAGTCTTACGTACCGAATGGAGTTCTTTGTAATAGATGATTTGAATCAGCGTGGTAAAGCGAATATTATGCCTGATATAGGCACCTTTTCCACAACCCACACGAGTTTATATTATCAGCAGTTCCATCTCATCCCTTGTGATTCAAGTGAAGGCGCACATCATCACTAGCTTTCCGTCCAATGCGCAGCGGCGCACTGGACGGCCAGGCGAGGTTAACGCGATCAAACGGCAGCCGTAGCCATCGCGACAGGTACGTGCAGAACAGCTTTAACCACGGACGACAAGAGAGCAAGGACAGTGCCGAGATTAGTAGCAGTATGATAAACAAAACAAATCTCCCCTATATATATTCCCCATCTCCTGATTCTGACCCGGCAGCACGATCGCATATGCTGATGCATCGGCGCGCAaaacggcaacggcgccagaaaatctgAGCACGGAAGTACATTTATATTTGTCTGGTGTCCACGGGAGAAGGGCCTCACGTggtgccgtgccgtgccgtgccgtcGCGGCGAAAAGCTATGCCGGTTTTGTTAACTCGCCTGCATCATATGGCATGGCCGCCGTGCAGAGCTAGCTAGAGGCCGGAGAGTGCGACGAAACTTGAGCAGAAAAGGGTTGGCTTCAAAATTAATTAATCAATCAGATAGAAAAGGTTGCACATCAAATACTACTATAAATATACTTAATCCAAGCACATGCTGCCCAACGTCGCCACCTGACGCAAACGCATGGCGCGCCAAGCTGCTGCTGCAAGTGGTGAATGACGAGGTCTTGGCCGTGACAAGTCGACTCAGATTCTTAAAACAGAACCGAGCGAGGGAGGGCTTTTACCACCGGTGTTGCGCGTGCGAGACAAGCAGACAGAAACCAACGTGAATACTACTACGTGGTAGTACGTGGTAGGTTATATGCGACGCAGGATGGCGACGGCGCACTAGCGAGCGTGGCAAAGCTGCGTGGGCTCGGCCAGGCTTTACGCCGTCGTCGTCGTTTTCTATCCGATGGACCGGCCGGCCGGCCATCCGACGTGCTCGTGCTGGGTGGACGGCCACGTCTGCTCCTCCTCTATGCAAAAGGAGGCCACGGCGAAAAGGGGGACACGGCCGAGTGGTGGTAGGGCGGGGGAGCGGCGGGCCGCGGGCCACTTGATCGGCGCGCGCTCGGCGTAGGAACCGAGGCCCCAACGCAACGGCCGCGCGCGCGGAGTTCCGGGAAGGTGAGCATGCGCCTggtttggctttggctttggcctaagactagtcacaatggagacTAACTTaaagtagtaacatgcatatgttactagtctatgttactatcttcaCAGTGGGTAGTAATATATTTGTTGTGCCATGCATCatttcatttattaggttgtaggctcatcttttcttgatatatgtgatgttacagtaactagctatgttaccacatgcctctttttcttcattaattacatgccacatcgtctattttgcctagataaatgtgatgttaccatctatgttactcccactgtgggcaGTCTAAGGCTAGTCGttcaagaaaattttgcttatgtgacatgTAGTTAATAAGGAAAGATGTGTTtatagtaacataatatgttactgtaacgtAGCGCTTCCCAAAAAAGATGAATCTACAAGCTAATATAAATAAGAGACATTAGTACTATGTTACTTtacactatgaagatagtaacttagactagtgtcatgtaCATGACACtaatataagttactccccactatgaccagcctaagccgTGATGCCGCTCGATTCGCTGCGGTGCCATTGCCAGTGCACGGCCGGCCGGGAATGCTCGGCTTCTTGCTTCATGTCCTGTGGGCGCTAGGTCCAGTCCAGTCACGCCTCACGAGCCGCGTTCGATCGCTCACAGTCACAGCCTCGTGTCGTGGCGACGTGTACTATGTACTACTAGCCCGTTTCATTGGTTAATGGTGACAAGCGCGGGCTCCATCGCTGCACTACTCACCTTAATTAGGTCGTTTTGGCTTCGATTTAAATGAACTCCCGCTTTCTTTCAGCAAATAATTATGATATACTTTCTCTGTTTGAAAAAGCTTGTCTTAAATTTGTTCCTTAAACGAATGTATCTAGCTAGCATTAATTCGATCGCACTACTACCCTAAAGAACAAGCCTTTTTCACACGAAAGGAGTGCCTGAGAGCGACCTGGCCAAGCGAAGCGACGGTCCATGCTGCCATGCATCCACCATCACTGCCCAAACTTTATACAGCAATATAGGCATGGCCAGCTAGCATGCGACATCAGAAAACTGCACTGCAGATCACACCGTACGTACACGTGCGTCTCTCTGCGACAAACGAGTGTCCTTTgtgcacgtacgtacgtacgtctGTATACGTTCTAGAAGACCACACGTACTAGTGCTGTACAAACTGTAGAGCCTGGCTACAGTAGGCAAGCTGTACGTGTGTGGCTTCATGTGGCGTACATCGGTAtgaatctttatctttatctttatttttatctttacctaataataaaataaattgggtttctttcgtccgtcatggcatttttcagaaaagtttCTTGATTTTAGATAATTTAACCCGCAGTTCTGTTTTAACttaaaacgaatcgttatttttgtattttacacaaaagtccctgtcttttTTTAAAAGCAACCCGccatccggatttaagtcacactcAAACCGTTTAAGTCAaataaatgctttttaaaatcatccatatcttttaaaccgtaactccgatttgaagtaattcatccgcggatcatatttaagtcaaacaaatgctttttaaaatcatccatatcttttaaaccgtaactccgatttaaacatgttatatatgaaatttgattagaaaaatatgtagaatatgattATGAGATTATTTTACATGTTAAGtacttttaaatattattttggaatatatatttgagtcaaaccaaatgattttctaaattatatgtatcttttaaaccgtaacttcgattttaacatattatatatgaaattttattagaaaaatgtgtggaatctaaatatatgttacttttacctgttaaatatttttaaaatatttttatggaagcaaacttataatttatagcgcaagattcattttttttcataccggcggcgatccggattgcaaataaacaccccactataaccatacaAAAagaaacatcgataactacacatgcatacctttaAAAAATATCGCAGGGAAAaaaacagatttctcatcgcgagagtgagagaaagcgagcgagagagagagagggagagagagagagggaggagagagggagaaagagacgcattaggattaaccatattcaacacatgttttttattgttttgtgtgaacaccgaagCCATCGCCGGCGAGAGTGAGAAGGAGggtaagcggcaacacaaatatgatgtctcgtaaaaataaaggagatggacatattgtggtcttgagcgatggttgttgagttaagagagtgtgttatgttttctcttccgttgcaacgcacggattCTTTTGCTAGTACAGTACAAACTTTGTACAGAGAGAAATACTCGAGCTTTGTCAGACAACTATTGCACTTCGAATATTCCAATGAACCAGCCAGATCAGTTTAACCTACGTACGTAGCTCCTCGAGTTTCTCTCAGTGCTAAGTTAATTAGTGCTCGGTAACAAGTTTGAAGCGCCAAGACTAAGGTGAGATGCAACACAATTTACTAAGAGCATCTACGGCCGAGCGCCCCAAACAAGTTCAAACATCCGGGCAATTCGCCTGGTCACTGACCGGTCACAAAAATGTGATCTGGATGGACGTCTCAAATGAGTCTCAAACGTTCGTGCTTATCGGCACCCTCATATTCAATCCAAATATGAAGTGGATATGGGGGCGTCTGGGCGTGTCCACCAGGTAGGACTGACAATGGGGCCCCTTGCAGAATCGTTCAGAAAACAAGCGGTCCAACGGACATCTCCTCCTTCACCGCGGTGTGAACGTCGCGTGGCGTCGCCCCGGCTCGCCGCCCGGTGCCAAATTCGGCCGGCGTCCCCCAACCCTAGCCCACGCACCTCCTCCCTCTCTGCGCCGTAATCCGAGCCCAAtccgcctcctctccctccctctccctacgCTCTCCGGCATCGCTATGGTCTGGCGGAAGATCACACGTACGCTACGCACACGCTGGAGCGCCGGTACCAGATCATGGAGGAGATTCAGGCGAGGCACGCTGGTCGCATCGCTGCCGGGCTGCCTCCGGacttgccggagccggaggaggaggagggagagcagcTGCCGGAACTGATGAAGGTGGCGGATCTGAGCTTCAACATGGAGGATGCGAAGGCAGAGTTCGCTGTAGCCCAAGCCGCGGAAATGGCAGAGCAGCAGACCATCCTGGAGTCCATCTAGGATGATGCCTATGTGAAGGCCAACCGTAGTTTCTCCGGCAGGAGCGGGCGGCAACCGACGTGCTCTTCGCCGAACTTGATGCGGAGATAGAGGAGGAGGCCGGACGGAGCAGTAGGAGGAGACGGAGCTGGAGCTGCCACCCATGTGCCCGGAGCCGGGCATGAAGATAGTTGACATCTTCGACCAGGAGTACCTTAGATGATCTATATGATACATAGTTTTTTATCTTTGCGTGCTTTTGTATGGATTTATGAATTCTAGTATAACGTGTCCGGATGTAGTTGTGCGAATTTGAGCACTGACGTTACGGCTTGCGAGCGTGCTCGGGCGCGTCCGCAGGTGTTTAAGAGGTGATATTTTATGATATGCCGCTGTAGATGCTCTAATTGCGCTGCCCGCTCGTAGCATAGGGCGACACTACAAGAGTTAAACAACTTTTTTTTGGAAGTACAAGAGTTAAACAACTACTGGTGCAGATATGACTGAGAGCATATGCGATGGATCGGACATCGGAAAGCGCACATTGGTTCCTGCTCGCTTTTGCTGCGCGTGCTGGTCGATCGATGGATGCAGCCACGATCTGCAGCGGTTAGGTGGCCGAGATCCACAAGTTGTAGTAtcgttaggccttgtacaatgaaaggtgcttagagagatgcttaaaaaataaaccgggtttttctgaagcaTCGGTGTCTATTTCTACAGAAGAGACGCTTAATTAAGCGTCTATCATAtataaataagcaccggtgcttaaaaaAGTTTAGTTTGTTTCTCTAAGCATCTCCCCTAAGTATCTTCtattgtacaaggccttaagacAGTGACCGCGTCATTCCTTTCCCTGACAGGCGCCGTGTGCAATTATTGGAGCCCCGTCACCATAGGTTGAGAAGTCTGCACTGGCCACCAAGGAGAATGCACCGCCACAACCAAATAAGCAGCGTCTTGTACGTACACGCGTCGTCGCACTTTCCACTCTTGTCACTTTCGAATCTCGATCACGTACGTACTTGCCGCCGGTAACAACAAACAAGGAATCATCGGGGAAACTTCTTATATCTCATGCTTAATCACCTTACCTTGGGTGCCACGTAACCAGCTCGATCGGGCGGGAAAAAATAGGTCGGTACACAGGACGGGACAAAGTGGTTGGCCGAGGAGGATTAGAGATCCGTGCGGCGCAAGTCGATCCAGCTCGACCCGACTGAGAAGTCTAGTCTCCTCAATGATTCCACAATAATAATGCTTGCTTGGTCGATCGTTTTCGTGTGAGGTGTTGTGGGAGATCGACGTGAGTGCGGTCCGACGTGCCGcctttccccctttctttttcCGCTGCATAAGCACAGTACGTAGCACCTTGGTTGCTACTCCATCAACTCGTCCTGGTCAGTCAATGGATACCGTTCTTTGCTGGAGTATGACTGTAAGCATTGTCTTTTTTCTCTTGACCTGTACTTGCTGGGAATCAATGGGTGGCCAGAAATTCGTTTTTAGTGGATCTGTTGGGCAGATTTTTCTTACGCAACTTTGGGCACATTTGTCGGCAGGAGTTTCTTCTTTTTAATACAAGATTAAAGATTTTATTTTTTGAGAAATTAAAGATTTGTTTTTTTAGGCAAACTCCGgagcttttcttttcttttctttttgagttGCGGAGCTTTTTTTATTCAAACGTCACCAATGTTTTACAGGGCTTCCTTCGCTTGGAATTCAAAGTCGCTTTAGGTTTGTTATCCAGACGGGAATGCAGGCCGAGTCAGTGGTATTGTAGGGCTGGACGTACCCCTCAGTCTGTTAATGGGCCGGTGTAACACTGTAAATTTTCAATGCGCGTTATACATTTTCTGTATACATATTAATATTTTTTGATACAATTGAAACATATTTTTAAATATATGTTTTaatttatttaaaatattttaaaaaatcaaATACATTTTGAGCATGTTTTTGAATGGTACGAATCATTTTTACAAATTACAAAAAATATATGGTATTTTTTAATGtgacaaacatatttttgaaatgtgAGAAATTTTTAAAAATTACACAAACTTATTAAATTTGAGATAATATTTTCTAAATAtgtggtgaacatttttaaaattttcattAAAATATTTCCCATTTATAGAAATAAAAATATATCAAAAACGAAAAGAAAAATAGCAGAACAACATGTGTGCTAATGAGCCAGCACTTTTGACatgctgggccgacccatttagaGAGCAACTAACCGAGGAGTGCTTCTTCGGGAGCCTCTCCAACAATCACCTCGGGTGGGCTGAGAGCACGTCACTTGGCACGCTCTCAGCCGCCTCAAGACGGGAATGCACAAAGAGTACCCTTCAGTCTGTTAACGGGCCGGTGTAACACTGTAGCTCCCTCAAGCGATTTTGGCAAGGTACTATGGGAgtaatttttttctaaaaaaaatccatGAGATATAACTTTCTTTGTTTCTATGAGTTTTATTATCGGTTTACATCGATTTTCATTGGACATATTTTTTCTCAAATACATATTGACTTTTTCAATGCACGTTATACATTTTCTGTATACATATTAATATTTTTTGATACGCATGAAACATATTtttaaatatactccctccgttccgaattacttgtcttagatttgtctagatacggaggtatctagcactaaaataagtctagatacatccgtatctagacaaatcgaagacaagtaattcggaacggagggagtatgttttaatTTCTTTCATATTTTTGAAATGTGAGAAATTTTTAAAAATTCCACAAACAACGTGTGGGCTAATGAGCCAGCACTTCTGCCATGCTGGACGGCCCATTTAGGGAGCAACTAACCCAGGAGCGCGAGCCTCTCCAACAATCATCTTGGGTGGGCTGAGAGCATGCCACAGCCGCCGCCACTTGTCGTGCTCTGGGTGCtccatttgatttttttattttccgcacgcgttttcggccttTTAGATTGTTTCTTTCGGGGTTTTTTCGGCTTTTCGATTTTCCAtgggtctttcttagcttttggacttttttttaaaaagggcgaagaattttttttcgtttttccttccacgagaggcacggttttgctttcgcgagaggcacggatttCCTTCTGCGAGAGGCATCGCTGTGCCTCTTgaaaacaaaaaaatgtttttctttttttccttccgtgagaaGCAGGATTTTGCTTCCGCGAAAGTCACTCTTGGAAATataaaaaatgtgttttctttttttcgtgaggtacggttttgctttcacgagaggcacgaatTTGCTTCTGCAAggggcacggccatgcctcttggaaacgaaaaaaaacacattttccccttccgcgagaggcacgggtttaCTTTtcgtggaggcacggatttgctttctGTGAGAGGCACAacatgcctctttcggaaaggaaaaacgGCGTGCTTGTGGtttggttttttcgtgaaaaaaagttc
The window above is part of the Triticum aestivum cultivar Chinese Spring chromosome 2A, IWGSC CS RefSeq v2.1, whole genome shotgun sequence genome. Proteins encoded here:
- the LOC123190378 gene encoding putative ABC transporter C family member 15, giving the protein MDEGGGGLHSPPLARVQEMFLLRAAALLGDSPSSIVSQYLREWPEVYSPCFWTSTFVLIQLVFISSIAAQYLFKRIRWCRQRLKTATPESNKHSNQEQQNADIKLGVSYQASKVCCLLILATHVLRIFFLQLQGRISGCKYPPFVLGEGIQVLSWIILSLAVFSLQKTNSAKHPLIIRAWLILSFLQSVISVIFDLRFSLSDHGYVGFAELMDLFTLVICSYLFAISARGKTGIISINSGITEPLLSPSAGQQTETKRTCLYGRASVLDLVTFSWMGPLFATGYKKPLDKNDVPDIDERDYADLLSDSFKRILADVERRHGLSTLSIYRAMFLFIRRKAIINAVFAILCACASYVGPSLINDLVRFLGGERKYGLKKGYILAAAFLSAKVVETVAQRQWIFGARRLGMRLRAALISHIYQKGLRLSCSARQKHTSGEIINYMSVDIQRITDVIWYTNYIWMLPIQLSLAVYVLYLNLGAGAWAGLAATLVIMACNIPLTRLQKRLQSEIMAAKDNRMKATTEVLRSMKILKLQAWDTEYLQKLEALRREEHNWLWKSVRLTAFTTFIFWGSPAFISSITFGTCILMGIPLTAGTVLSALATFRMLQDPIFTLPDLLSVFAQGKVSADRVAQYLQEEELKDDAITEVPRSATDYDVEIDHGAFSWELETTSPTITDVNLKVKRGMKVAICGMVGSGKSSLLSCILGEMPKLAGAVRVSGSRAYVPQTAWILSGNIRDNILFGNPYDKEKYEKIIQACALTKDLELFANGDLTEIGERGINMSGGQKQRIQIARSVYEDADIYLFDDPFSAVDAHTGAQLFKDCLMGMLKDKTILYVTHQVEFLPAADLILVMQDGKIVQKGRFDDLLKQNIGFETIVGAHSQAIDSVINAESSSRILSTESQKLADSDDEFERENDTDDQVQGIIKQESEHDVSQGLNEKGRLTQEEEREKGGIGKTVYWAYLTAIHGGALAPVIVAAQSFFQIFQVASNYWMAWACPPTSATTPRVGLGLLLSVYLVLSIGSALCVFGRSMLVSLVGLLTAEKFFKNMLHCILRAPMSFFDSTPTGRILNRVSSDQSVLDLEIASKLGWCAFSVIQILGTIGVMSQVAWPVFAIFIPVTAICYVFQRYYIPTARELARLSQIQRAPILHHFAESLTGAASIRAYGQKDRFRKANISLVNNHSRPWFHNISAIEWLCFRLNMLSNFVFAFSLTLLVSLPEGFINPSIAGLAVTYALNLNGQLSSITWNICNTENKMISVERIMQYSRIPSEAPLIVDDHRPPNSWPKDGTINIRNLEVRYAEHLPSVLRNISCTIPGRKKVGIVGRTGSGKSTLIQALFRIVEPRVGTIEIDDVDLSKIGLHDLRGRLSIIPQDPTMFEGTVRGNLDPLNEYSDQHIWETLDKCQLGDIVRQSPKKLDSTVVENGENWSVGQRQLFCLGRILLKRSNVLVLDEATASVDSSTDAIIQQTLREEFGDCTVLTVAHRIHTVIDSDLILVFSEGRIIEYDTPSRLLEDENSEFSRLIKEYSRRSKGF